In one window of Pseudobdellovibrionaceae bacterium DNA:
- a CDS encoding nucleoside triphosphate pyrophosphohydrolase family protein: MDTKEYVSNAIRTESRDFAAIAERMSQVRNQRLLHAGIGLATESGEFLDALKKHVFYGKDLDTVNLSEEMGDIFWYCAIIADELGVNFADVMNTNIAKLKARYGEKFTEVRANTRDLETEREILER, from the coding sequence ATGGATACCAAAGAATATGTGAGCAATGCCATTCGAACAGAATCAAGGGATTTCGCCGCCATTGCAGAGAGAATGAGCCAAGTGAGAAATCAGCGACTGCTTCATGCCGGAATTGGATTGGCAACAGAGTCCGGAGAATTTTTGGATGCACTGAAAAAGCATGTTTTTTACGGCAAAGATCTTGATACGGTGAACTTAAGTGAAGAGATGGGCGATATTTTTTGGTACTGTGCCATTATTGCTGATGAGTTGGGCGTCAACTTTGCGGACGTCATGAATACAAATATTGCCAAATTAAAAGCTCGTTATGGAGAAAAATTCACCGAGGTTCGAGCAAACACCAGAGACCTAGAAACTGAACGAGAAATCTTAGAGCGATAA
- the menD gene encoding 2-succinyl-5-enolpyruvyl-6-hydroxy-3-cyclohexene-1-carboxylic-acid synthase: MNIAWTKNLIEKVSHWGVGEYIICAGARNAPLVKVLSAAEGIRLWNFFDERSAGFFALGRMKSQRRPVAVVTTSGTAVAELLPAVIEAHYSGLPLVIVSADRPRRYRKSGAPQSIEQVGLFSGYVDKSLDYVGGEDTFSDLSLSANAPTHINICYDEPLIDSEVSHFSLFPSVEKLDRQKPWQSLETSDTEVKAFFQKVSRPLVVVAGLEKKDRPLVKEKLLQLQSAVYLEAASGLREDPDLENFRVLGGERALREYAKHCDGLIRMGRVPTARIWRDLEGDLKSWPVLSVSDLPFSGLGRKSALPVPLAQLSEINFEARPQKDRAQNSMASLFDRYPKSEPGMIHFLSQLVPRGSAVFIGNSLPIREWDLAATIEDKNLEIHCNRGANGIDGLVSTFLGMSDSESEAWAVVGDLSALYDLNSLWVAAQVRCQKLRIVVVNNSGGMIFHRLFNDRNFENNHTLSFENWAKMFRWNYEKWSQVPSQLNLPDAACILELVPDPEQTHCFWESYNQ; encoded by the coding sequence ATGAATATTGCATGGACTAAAAATCTAATTGAAAAAGTGAGCCATTGGGGAGTGGGCGAATATATCATTTGTGCTGGCGCCCGTAACGCTCCCTTAGTTAAAGTGTTATCAGCTGCTGAGGGAATTCGGCTTTGGAATTTTTTTGATGAACGGTCCGCTGGATTTTTTGCGTTGGGACGAATGAAGTCGCAGCGGAGACCGGTGGCCGTGGTTACCACCTCGGGAACGGCAGTGGCAGAGCTGTTGCCGGCGGTCATCGAGGCCCACTACTCGGGATTGCCGTTGGTGATAGTGTCAGCTGATAGACCTCGTCGCTATCGAAAAAGTGGAGCCCCACAAAGCATCGAACAAGTGGGTTTATTCAGTGGGTATGTGGATAAGTCATTGGATTACGTGGGTGGCGAAGATACTTTTAGTGATCTTTCGCTTTCGGCCAATGCGCCTACCCATATAAACATTTGCTATGATGAACCCCTAATCGATAGCGAAGTCTCCCATTTTTCTTTGTTCCCCAGTGTAGAAAAATTGGACCGTCAAAAGCCGTGGCAATCACTGGAGACTTCAGATACTGAGGTGAAAGCTTTTTTTCAAAAAGTGAGTCGTCCGCTCGTGGTTGTAGCAGGGCTTGAGAAAAAAGACCGACCCCTAGTCAAAGAAAAACTTCTGCAATTGCAAAGTGCGGTGTATTTGGAGGCGGCTTCAGGGCTGCGCGAAGATCCCGACTTAGAAAACTTCCGAGTGCTCGGTGGAGAGCGGGCTTTACGTGAATATGCAAAGCATTGCGATGGTCTTATCCGAATGGGTAGAGTGCCGACTGCGAGAATTTGGAGAGATCTAGAGGGAGATCTTAAGTCCTGGCCTGTATTGAGTGTGAGTGATTTACCCTTTTCGGGATTGGGGCGAAAAAGTGCTTTGCCTGTTCCGTTGGCTCAATTGTCAGAAATTAACTTTGAAGCTCGCCCCCAAAAAGACAGAGCTCAAAATTCAATGGCAAGTTTGTTTGATCGATATCCAAAATCTGAGCCTGGGATGATCCACTTTCTCTCGCAATTGGTGCCGAGAGGCAGTGCCGTTTTTATTGGAAATAGTTTGCCCATAAGAGAGTGGGATCTGGCGGCCACCATTGAAGATAAGAATTTAGAAATTCATTGTAACCGAGGGGCCAATGGAATTGACGGGTTGGTGTCTACATTTTTGGGAATGTCCGACTCAGAGTCAGAAGCCTGGGCTGTGGTAGGTGACCTTAGTGCGCTTTACGACCTCAACAGTTTGTGGGTGGCTGCCCAAGTTCGTTGTCAAAAACTTCGTATTGTGGTGGTGAACAACTCTGGGGGAATGATCTTTCACCGGCTCTTTAATGACCGAAACTTTGAAAACAATCATACATTGAGTTTTGAAAACTGGGCTAAAATGTTTAGATGGAACTATGAAAAATGGTCGCAAGTTCCCAGCCAATTGAACTTGCCAGACGCCGCGTGCATTCTTGAGTTGGTGCCTGATCCAGAACAAACCCACTGTTTTTGGGAAAGCTACAATCAGTAA
- the aroF gene encoding 3-deoxy-7-phosphoheptulonate synthase, with protein MSTKTVQVGRFEIGGPNFVVIAGPCSVESKDQFLTTAEAVKSAGALMLRGGIFKLRTKPDTFQGLGSEAFALVKEVKHQTQMPFFSEITDPRQVGDLMDVVDVFQVGSRNMHNYALLKELGQVDKPVLLKRGFSGRIDEWIHAAEYVSSSGNPQVILCERGIRTFETKTRNTFDVNAIAYVKQHTSLPVIADPSHATGRSELVTPVALAAAAAGADGLIVEVHPNPPSALSDGEQALDFQSFSQLMSRLEKVLIALDRRLAPSW; from the coding sequence ATGAGTACGAAAACCGTACAAGTGGGGCGTTTTGAAATTGGCGGGCCTAATTTTGTGGTGATTGCTGGCCCGTGCTCTGTTGAATCCAAAGACCAATTTCTTACAACCGCAGAAGCCGTAAAAAGTGCCGGAGCCCTGATGCTTCGCGGCGGCATCTTTAAGCTACGGACAAAGCCCGACACATTTCAAGGACTTGGTTCTGAGGCCTTTGCTTTAGTGAAAGAAGTGAAGCACCAGACGCAAATGCCGTTTTTTTCTGAAATCACTGACCCGCGACAAGTGGGCGACTTGATGGACGTTGTAGATGTGTTTCAGGTCGGTTCTCGAAACATGCACAACTATGCCCTGCTCAAAGAACTGGGCCAGGTGGACAAACCGGTATTGTTGAAGCGCGGTTTTTCCGGACGCATCGATGAGTGGATTCACGCCGCTGAATACGTGTCTTCTTCGGGCAATCCTCAGGTTATTCTTTGCGAGCGTGGTATTCGGACCTTTGAAACAAAAACCAGAAATACGTTTGATGTGAATGCCATTGCCTATGTGAAGCAACACACCAGCCTTCCGGTAATTGCTGACCCCTCCCATGCAACCGGTCGCTCTGAACTAGTGACTCCCGTGGCTTTAGCCGCGGCCGCCGCTGGAGCCGATGGGTTAATCGTTGAAGTCCACCCCAACCCGCCGTCGGCACTCTCCGATGGGGAACAGGCCCTTGACTTTCAAAGTTTTTCGCAGCTGATGTCTCGACTCGAAAAAGTTCTTATCGCCCTTGATCGAAGGCTGGCTCCATCATGGTAG
- a CDS encoding chorismate-binding protein, with protein sequence MDDREIQQLLMRGAIVGMANGQLCVGWGDALALESASPSAVSFYAPDFYLENKKPWVVFTNNRVVCPSLLVEALKKSPDSVPCSRQFSSLGQEEFFEKFNFIGKHFDTHVLKKAVPLAWASSEGSLTADERKKVLLSALNKGSGSSVYGVWGVDDGGLLGVTPELLFEWDQARHHLSTMALAGTRLSASDHSLLDDPKEKNEHQLVVDALLEELATYGTPSVSPTYEWNVGTLTHLRTDITVESKNGLDFEMLARDLHPTPALGLAPRTVDFHWLKNLDGHMDRARFGAPFGVRWADGSGRCLVAIRNVQWVKGKTFLGVGCGVVPESQPSREWQELLNKQLAVKTMLGL encoded by the coding sequence GTGGACGATAGAGAAATTCAACAGTTGTTAATGCGAGGCGCCATTGTAGGGATGGCCAACGGTCAGCTCTGTGTGGGGTGGGGCGATGCTTTGGCTCTAGAATCGGCCTCCCCTTCGGCGGTGAGCTTCTATGCTCCCGATTTTTACCTTGAAAACAAAAAACCCTGGGTGGTGTTCACCAACAACCGCGTCGTGTGTCCGTCTCTATTGGTCGAGGCCTTAAAAAAATCTCCGGATTCTGTGCCGTGTTCTCGGCAATTTTCAAGCTTGGGTCAGGAGGAGTTTTTTGAAAAATTTAACTTTATTGGTAAGCATTTCGATACTCACGTGTTGAAAAAAGCCGTGCCGTTGGCTTGGGCCTCCTCTGAGGGAAGTCTTACTGCCGACGAACGAAAAAAAGTATTGCTCTCAGCACTCAACAAGGGCAGCGGGTCGAGTGTCTATGGTGTTTGGGGAGTGGACGATGGGGGTCTTTTAGGGGTCACACCGGAACTGCTGTTTGAATGGGATCAGGCGAGACATCATCTAAGCACGATGGCCCTTGCGGGAACACGGCTTTCGGCCTCTGACCACTCGCTATTGGATGATCCTAAAGAAAAAAATGAACATCAATTGGTGGTGGATGCGTTACTAGAAGAACTTGCCACTTATGGAACGCCATCTGTATCGCCTACCTATGAGTGGAACGTGGGCACCTTAACTCATTTGCGTACAGATATCACTGTAGAGTCCAAGAACGGATTAGATTTTGAAATGCTCGCCCGCGATCTGCACCCCACACCGGCTTTGGGGCTGGCTCCGCGAACAGTTGATTTTCATTGGTTAAAAAATCTTGACGGCCATATGGACAGGGCCCGGTTTGGTGCTCCTTTTGGGGTTCGATGGGCTGATGGAAGTGGCCGATGTTTAGTGGCTATTCGAAATGTGCAGTGGGTGAAGGGAAAAACCTTTTTAGGCGTGGGGTGCGGGGTGGTGCCAGAGAGCCAGCCGTCCCGTGAGTGGCAAGAGTTGCTCAATAAACAACTGGCAGTTAAGACGATGTTGGGTTTATGA
- a CDS encoding ABC transporter ATP-binding protein — MSNALSSAPREFLLRGQGLTKVYHMGEVKVHALQGVDIELFPGEFVVLLGASGSGKSTLLNILGGLDTASQGQLWYRNDDLSHADSDRLTQFRRDHVGFVFQMYNLLPRLTAEENVSLITEVSTNPMLPAKALELVGLANRKNHFPSQLSGGEQQRVAIARAIAKQPEILLCDEPTGALDFKTGILVLEAISKVNRELNTTTAVITHNASIADMADRVVHLADGKIAGITVNENRKQPSELMW; from the coding sequence ATGAGCAATGCATTATCAAGCGCCCCACGTGAGTTTTTGCTGCGCGGTCAAGGTCTGACCAAGGTTTATCATATGGGAGAGGTCAAAGTTCACGCTTTACAAGGAGTGGATATTGAGCTTTTCCCCGGAGAATTTGTTGTCTTATTGGGCGCATCAGGAAGTGGCAAGTCCACTCTATTAAATATTCTAGGGGGATTAGATACGGCCAGTCAGGGGCAATTGTGGTACCGTAACGACGACCTTTCCCATGCCGATTCAGACCGGCTCACCCAATTTCGGCGAGACCATGTGGGATTTGTCTTTCAAATGTACAACCTATTGCCTCGCCTCACCGCAGAAGAAAATGTCTCGCTGATAACTGAAGTCAGTACCAATCCCATGCTGCCGGCTAAGGCCCTAGAGCTCGTGGGACTCGCCAACCGCAAGAACCATTTTCCATCACAACTTTCTGGAGGCGAACAACAGCGTGTGGCCATCGCACGAGCCATCGCTAAACAACCTGAAATTTTACTCTGTGATGAACCCACGGGAGCCTTGGATTTTAAAACTGGCATCTTAGTGCTAGAGGCCATCAGTAAGGTCAACCGGGAGCTTAACACCACCACAGCTGTCATTACCCATAACGCCTCGATCGCAGATATGGCTGATAGAGTGGTGCATTTGGCCGATGGAAAAATCGCTGGAATCACAGTCAATGAAAACCGCAAGCAACCAAGCGAGCTGATGTGGTAA
- a CDS encoding ABC transporter permease, whose amino-acid sequence MVKGLDLKLMRDLKHMRAQVITISIVVACGIATLVGFLSTYESLKYAQQQFYDQSRFADAFASLKRAPTHIIHLLNNIDGVTEVEDRLVFELLIDLETRDEPAVGRFVSIPDIGPSHLNRLSLQKGRWPAPGRHDEVLVGEAFFKTNNLELDQTISAVFNGRYRRLRVVGSVVSPEYIYAVQGANPMPDDKHFGVFWIPRSALAASFDMEGAFNSLSFALGPNISVKSVLQAIDRILKPYGGFGSIARKDQTSHMFITQEIYGLQVQATFVPFIFLSVAAFLLNVVISRIVATQREQVATLKALGFFDSSIAWHFLKLSVVISLLGGALGLLFGYWIGYSMTDLYTMYFRMPLLAFIMPQWLPFTGIGLSLFASIVGVAHALRGIFKLTPAEAMRPPSPPSYHGSLVERSGFTKKFSTEGRMVIRGLTLKPLRSVLTSVGMSFACLIIVLGFFWQDSIDHLLQVQFSLMMRQNVDVTFTGPVSTMALEELKRHEGVIDAEGYRSVGVKLHAEHRSEPAGLVGMPSPFHLRQILNEKLEPLSVPEEGLLLSRSLANKLKVKSGDFLRVEVLEGARPERLLPVVNIADEFVGGAGYMNLRAINQFLKESNLITSAGLTIDNRFAPKLYAELKQMPKIAGVSFKDTTLKTFNETSAKYLIVFSLFLLGFAMVIAFGIVYNSARISFSERSWELASLRVLGFTKLETFRILVGEIVILILCSIPLGWYLGVQTTKALINEMAPEAMQIPFVIQPSTFTYSALVMVASGVLSGFVIWRKVRNLDMIEALKVRG is encoded by the coding sequence GTGGTAAAGGGTCTTGACCTTAAACTAATGCGCGATCTTAAGCACATGCGAGCGCAGGTGATCACTATCTCCATTGTCGTAGCTTGCGGAATCGCCACACTTGTGGGGTTTCTTAGTACCTATGAGTCATTAAAATACGCGCAACAACAATTTTATGATCAGTCTCGATTTGCCGACGCTTTTGCCTCGCTGAAAAGAGCACCCACCCATATCATTCACCTCTTAAACAACATCGATGGCGTCACCGAGGTGGAAGACCGACTTGTCTTTGAACTGTTAATAGACCTTGAAACTCGCGATGAGCCGGCTGTGGGTCGATTTGTTTCTATCCCCGACATTGGCCCCTCCCATTTAAATCGCTTGAGCCTGCAAAAGGGTCGCTGGCCCGCCCCGGGTCGCCATGATGAAGTGCTCGTGGGTGAAGCCTTTTTTAAAACCAACAACCTAGAGCTGGATCAAACCATATCTGCTGTATTTAATGGTCGCTACCGAAGATTGCGTGTTGTTGGAAGTGTCGTGTCTCCAGAATATATCTATGCTGTGCAAGGTGCTAACCCCATGCCAGATGATAAACATTTCGGTGTGTTTTGGATTCCACGCTCGGCTTTGGCGGCAAGCTTTGACATGGAAGGCGCATTCAACTCTTTGTCTTTTGCATTAGGTCCAAACATTTCAGTAAAGTCGGTTTTGCAGGCTATAGATCGCATTCTAAAACCCTATGGCGGTTTCGGCTCCATTGCTAGAAAAGATCAGACCTCTCATATGTTTATCACTCAAGAGATTTATGGCCTTCAGGTACAAGCCACTTTTGTGCCCTTTATATTTTTATCAGTGGCGGCTTTTTTGTTGAATGTTGTCATCAGTCGAATCGTAGCCACTCAACGTGAACAAGTGGCTACCTTAAAAGCACTGGGTTTTTTTGACTCAAGCATTGCCTGGCATTTTTTAAAACTCTCTGTCGTCATTTCGTTGCTCGGCGGAGCCCTTGGACTGCTTTTTGGCTATTGGATCGGGTATAGCATGACCGATCTTTACACCATGTACTTTCGCATGCCACTACTGGCTTTCATTATGCCCCAATGGCTGCCTTTTACTGGCATCGGACTCAGTTTATTTGCCAGTATTGTGGGAGTGGCTCATGCTCTAAGAGGTATTTTTAAACTCACACCCGCAGAAGCTATGCGCCCTCCGTCACCCCCCTCGTATCATGGCAGCCTAGTTGAGCGATCGGGCTTCACAAAAAAGTTTTCCACCGAAGGGCGGATGGTCATACGCGGGTTAACGCTAAAGCCACTTCGATCTGTTCTTACCAGTGTGGGGATGTCTTTTGCTTGTCTTATCATTGTACTTGGTTTTTTCTGGCAAGATTCAATTGATCATCTTTTGCAAGTGCAGTTTTCGTTGATGATGCGACAAAATGTAGATGTTACTTTCACAGGACCGGTTTCAACTATGGCTCTGGAAGAACTCAAACGCCATGAAGGCGTCATTGATGCCGAAGGCTATCGGTCTGTTGGTGTAAAGTTACACGCCGAACATCGCTCTGAACCGGCAGGACTCGTGGGCATGCCCTCCCCCTTTCACCTCAGGCAGATTCTCAATGAAAAACTCGAACCACTATCTGTGCCTGAAGAGGGTTTGTTGTTGAGCCGATCTCTGGCCAACAAGCTAAAGGTAAAATCTGGTGATTTTTTGCGAGTAGAAGTGCTAGAGGGGGCGCGTCCCGAACGTTTATTGCCGGTGGTCAACATCGCTGATGAGTTTGTCGGCGGTGCTGGCTATATGAACCTGCGAGCCATCAATCAGTTTTTAAAAGAGTCAAATCTCATCACTTCAGCCGGCCTCACCATTGACAACCGTTTTGCTCCGAAGCTGTACGCAGAACTGAAACAGATGCCAAAGATAGCAGGAGTTTCTTTTAAAGATACCACTCTAAAAACATTCAATGAAACCTCGGCAAAATACCTGATTGTCTTTTCGTTGTTTTTGCTTGGGTTTGCCATGGTCATTGCGTTCGGCATTGTCTACAATAGCGCCAGGATATCTTTTTCAGAACGAAGTTGGGAACTGGCTAGCCTTCGGGTCCTAGGCTTCACTAAGCTAGAAACTTTTCGAATTTTAGTGGGCGAAATCGTCATTCTCATTTTATGCTCCATTCCACTGGGTTGGTACTTGGGCGTTCAAACCACTAAAGCTCTTATTAATGAAATGGCTCCCGAAGCTATGCAAATCCCATTTGTCATTCAACCCAGCACATTCACCTACAGCGCTTTGGTTATGGTGGCTTCGGGTGTATTAAGTGGTTTTGTAATCTGGCGTAAAGTAAGAAATCTCGATATGATAGAAGCGTTGAAGGTTCGAGGTTGA
- the ubiE gene encoding bifunctional demethylmenaquinone methyltransferase/2-methoxy-6-polyprenyl-1,4-benzoquinol methylase UbiE, whose translation MVESQKSGPNPTDVQKLFSSISKTYDKANDVITFGMARTWRKKLVELSGAQRGDSVLDCATGTGDLALEFKKTLGPTSRVIGTDFCQSMLDLAPAKAKKMGLDVKFTWADATDLPFETSEFDVTSIAYGIRNVEDRHKALCEMARATKPGGRVMILETGDTQVPVLKGAIQLYFKHLVPRLGGWVSGDRQAYEYLNRSSSQFPCREQFLDLMQSTGQFSRCEFFSLMGGASFIYKGVVAPKH comes from the coding sequence ATGGTAGAGTCACAAAAATCAGGACCCAACCCCACTGACGTACAAAAACTATTTAGTTCTATTTCAAAAACCTACGACAAAGCCAATGACGTTATCACTTTCGGCATGGCGCGAACTTGGCGTAAAAAACTAGTTGAGCTCAGTGGCGCCCAACGTGGAGATTCGGTTTTGGATTGCGCCACGGGCACGGGTGATCTGGCTTTAGAATTTAAAAAAACCTTAGGGCCAACAAGCCGCGTGATTGGCACTGACTTCTGCCAAAGCATGCTGGACCTGGCTCCTGCCAAAGCAAAAAAAATGGGCCTTGATGTGAAGTTCACTTGGGCTGATGCCACAGATCTTCCCTTTGAAACCAGTGAATTTGATGTGACCAGTATCGCCTACGGAATTCGAAATGTGGAAGACCGACACAAAGCCCTTTGTGAAATGGCCCGCGCGACCAAGCCTGGTGGACGCGTCATGATTTTAGAAACCGGCGACACACAGGTACCTGTTCTTAAAGGGGCCATTCAACTTTATTTCAAACATTTAGTTCCCCGCCTTGGCGGATGGGTCTCCGGAGATCGTCAGGCTTATGAATATTTAAACAGGTCGTCTAGTCAGTTTCCCTGCCGGGAACAGTTTTTAGACCTCATGCAATCCACCGGACAATTCAGCCGTTGCGAATTTTTCTCACTTATGGGCGGAGCTAGCTTTATTTACAAAGGCGTTGTTGCGCCAAAACACTAA